One Ranitomeya imitator isolate aRanImi1 chromosome 1, aRanImi1.pri, whole genome shotgun sequence DNA window includes the following coding sequences:
- the FGA gene encoding fibrinogen alpha chain codes for MEISHYSLHSTKAKMKLRATLVTLLLCLASTAWSDETFEESGATGRGPRIVEQKADAGCKQETNWQVCADDDWGIKCPSGCRIQGLSDKTDKEFNNRIDAIKKKLKDGESSYESIDIRTKETYKLIKDKLVAAQQTDGSYNQVSDSLRQKIDVMKVKVSRQIERIKLLQKSIRDQVVEMKRLEVDIDIKLRACKGSCAKGVDFHVDTESYENIQKQLLQAESTDLRPDINPLPVLKMRPMKESTVDSNYKALAQEKEKYPIFSEIGQYAFVLEGKPKEVTGQPVSSVSVTNVQGGVKQPSQTTEFVIYGDKTAQPSKSVTSESRVISCTKTIQKKIIKGPTGTKEEISEIISGGEECENLEKLKAEGQGEMGSDGTYSIRFQGGKDSGSLLPSWEDFISGKTVNTDSLVSGGSTSKTQGSFNVGEDEFDDFSHIDLGAPSFTPAKTHSSSSKTVYSSSSTKDGYHSSKQVKSGPVFEDLGPILHDNSEEDAPDFGARSVQTGVKLTGDYTGKDCADILQKHSSGAKSGIFKIRPEGSNKELSVFCDQDTQLGGWVLIQQREDGSVNFNRTWQDYKNGFGSVDANGKGELWLGNEYIYLLSKKETVLRIELEDWSGNEVHAEYSFHLGSESEGYALNVYGYEGSTGDALVEGSKDDSIHTSHANMKFSTYDRDSDKWEENCAEMYGGGWWYNNCQAANLNGIYYTGGQYDPRNNVYEIENGIVWVLFKSADYSLKTVKMKIRPVETA; via the exons ATGGAAATATCTCACTATAGTCTTCACTCTACCAAAGCCAAAATGAAGCTGAGAGCAACACTTGTAACCTTGTTGCTCTGCCTTGCGAGCACTGCATGG TCAGATGAGACCTTTGAAGAATCTGGTGCAACCGGCCGTGGCCCCAGAATTGTGGAGCAGAAAGCTGATGCTGGATGCAAGCAAGAAACCAACTGGCAAGTGTGTGCAGATGATGACTGG GGTATCAAGTGTCCTTCTGGGTGCAGAATTCAAGGTTTATCTGACAAGACTGACAAAGAATTTAACAACAGGATTGATGCAATTAAGAAAAAGTTAAAGGATGGTGAATCCAGTTATGAATCTATTGACATCAGAACCAAGGAAACATATAAACTTATCAAGGACAAGCTTGTCGCAGCCCAGC AAACTGATGGCTCTTATAACCAAGTGTCGGACAGCCTTCGACAGAAAATCGACGTTATGAAAGTAAAGGTTTCCAGACAGATAGAAAGAATCAAGTTGTTGCAGAAAAGCATCAGAGATCAAGTGGTGGAAATGAAACGCCTTGAG GTCGATATTGATATTAAACTTCGTGCTTGCAAAGGATCATGTGCAAAGGGGGTTGACTTCCATGTGGATACTGAGAGCTATGAAAACATACAGAAGCAACTCTTGCAAGCGGAATCCACTGATCTACGACCAGACATAAATCCTCTTCCTGTCCTCAAGATGAGACCTATGAAAGAATCTACAGTTGATTCGAATTACAAAGCTCTGGCTCAGGAAAAAGAAAAGTATCCAATTTTCTCTGAAATTGGTCAATATGCATTTGTACTAGAAGGGAAACCTAAAGAGGTAACTGGGCAGCCAGTATCTTCTGTATCTGTCACTAATGTCCAGGGTGGTGTGAAACAGCCTTCCCAAACAACTGAATTTGTTATCTATGGGGATAAAACTGCACAACCTAGTAAATCTGTGACCTCAGAAAGCCGAGTTATTTCCTGCACTAAAACAATTCAAAAGAAAATTATTAAGGGACCTACTGGAACTAAGGAAGAAATTAGCGAAATAATTAGTGGTGGAGAAGAGTGTGAAAATTTAGAAAAGCTTAAAGCAGAAGGACAGGGTGAGATGGGTTCTGATGGCACATATTCCATCCGATTTCAAGGGGGTAAAGATTCAGGAAGTTTACTTCCAAGCTGGGAAGACTTTATTAGTGGCAAGACTGTGAATACAGATAGTCTTGTTAGTGGTGGCTCAACCTCAAAAACTCAAGGTTCTTTCAATGTTGGAGAAGATGAATTTGATGATTTTAGCCATATAGACCTTGGCGCCCCAAGTTTTACACCTGCGAAAACCCACAGCTCATCATCCAAGAcagtatacagcagtagcagtacaAAGGATGGCTACCATTCAAGTAAACAAGTAAAGAGTGGGCCGGTATTTGAAGATCTGGGCCCGATCCTGCATGATAACAGTGAGGAAGATGCACCTGATTTTGGGGCCCGCAGTGTGCAAACAGGAGTGAAATTGACGGGAGATTACACTGGGAAAG ACTGTGCTGATATCCTCCAGAAACACAGTTCTGGTGCCAAAAGTGGCATTTTCAAAATCAGGCCAGAAGGATCCAATAAAGAGCTGTCAGTGTTTTGCGACCAAGATACCCAATTAGGAGGATGGGTCTTGATTCAACAAAGGGAAGATGGATCTGTGAATTTTAACAGAACTTGGCAAGACTACAAGAATGGATTTGGATCTGTGGACGCAAATGGAAAAGGAGAGCTATGGTTGGGAAATGAATACATCTATCTTTTGAGTAAAAAAGAGACAGTTTTGAGAATTGAGCTAGAAGACTGGTCTGGGAATGAGGTCCATGCAGAATACAGTTTCCATCTAGGATCCGAATCGGAGGGTTATGCTCTTAATGTCTACGGTTATGAAGGATCTACAGGAGATGCCCTGGTAGAAGGCTCTAAAGATGACAGTATACATACTTCTCATGCCAACATGAAGTTTAGTACATATGATAGGGATAGTGATAAATGGGAGGAGAACTGTGCAGAAATGTATGGAGGAGGGTGGTGGTATAACAACTGCCAGGCAGCCAATCTTAATGGGATTTATTATACTGGAGGTCAGTATGATCCAAGAAATAATGTCTATGAGATCGAAAATGGGATTGTTTGGGTATTGTTCAAATCAGCAGATTATTCTCTGAaaactgtaaaaatgaaaattcGGCCCGTTGAGACTGCATAA